The Corynebacterium glaucum genome includes a region encoding these proteins:
- a CDS encoding PspC domain-containing protein produces METTHDANGSTGSTGSAGSAGFAGSAVESASSAVRRTFSDMWANRPPRIPEKQGGKAVLAGVCEGIGVRYQIDPVVVRVAFVALSFVFGGGLLLYFLCWINMPRFGMTLTPWEAVITPKDQLDEVGKKEKETGWALAIVLFFFILTAGGVGEYGLAGTFTTLTLGLLGWWGLHSRLPQAPYGVLAQSQITAARPGAATVADVTTGAGPAPDQMTAILPPAAGGSTIWRPGSGAISGSAPPVTSSNNRPSSTRPPNAFPMEETAELSHTSASSPNVDTSHLSPPEGYPHPAAGRTTPPAWDPLGTVPELWHLPDLEPQQQSGKQKKTKMRERKRRNRPFRFWIPVSIALALFTATLIAVGDSVRYYNFDEDAQGVGDIEVKVDELEMLPPIRRIVGETTLDLTSMEPLDTESVLEVGNYVGTMNIVLPDNVPVYVKCDVGIGTTDCPNPIERINEDAEGEALVIDARQFIGSVVVREE; encoded by the coding sequence ATGGAAACCACACATGACGCGAATGGCTCCACCGGCTCCACCGGCTCCGCTGGATCCGCTGGATTCGCTGGATCCGCAGTCGAGAGCGCTTCGTCCGCCGTCCGGCGCACGTTCTCCGACATGTGGGCAAACCGCCCGCCCCGCATCCCAGAGAAGCAGGGGGGCAAGGCAGTGCTTGCCGGTGTCTGCGAAGGCATTGGGGTGCGCTACCAGATCGACCCGGTAGTGGTTCGTGTCGCGTTTGTCGCGCTGAGTTTCGTCTTTGGCGGTGGCCTGCTGCTGTACTTTCTGTGCTGGATCAACATGCCGCGCTTCGGCATGACGCTCACGCCGTGGGAGGCCGTGATTACGCCGAAAGACCAGCTCGACGAGGTAGGCAAGAAGGAGAAGGAAACCGGGTGGGCGCTTGCGATTGTCCTATTCTTCTTCATCCTGACCGCCGGCGGAGTCGGCGAATACGGTCTCGCCGGCACGTTTACCACCTTGACCTTGGGTTTGCTGGGGTGGTGGGGCCTACACTCGCGGCTGCCGCAAGCGCCGTACGGTGTCCTAGCGCAATCCCAAATTACGGCCGCTCGCCCAGGCGCAGCCACGGTCGCGGATGTGACAACCGGCGCGGGTCCCGCTCCCGACCAGATGACAGCCATCTTGCCACCCGCTGCAGGCGGTTCGACCATTTGGCGACCGGGATCCGGCGCAATCAGTGGGTCGGCCCCGCCCGTAACCAGCTCCAACAACAGGCCGTCCAGTACCCGGCCTCCAAACGCCTTCCCCATGGAAGAAACAGCTGAACTGTCGCACACATCTGCCAGTTCCCCAAATGTGGACACGTCGCACCTCAGCCCACCCGAGGGATACCCGCACCCTGCAGCCGGGCGCACCACTCCCCCAGCCTGGGACCCGCTAGGCACCGTTCCGGAGCTGTGGCACCTGCCGGATCTCGAACCGCAACAACAGTCCGGCAAACAGAAGAAGACTAAAATGCGGGAGCGCAAGCGTCGAAACCGACCGTTCCGATTCTGGATTCCGGTATCGATCGCCCTGGCGCTGTTCACTGCGACGCTGATCGCAGTGGGTGACAGCGTTCGCTACTACAACTTCGATGAAGACGCCCAAGGTGTCGGCGACATCGAAGTTAAGGTCGATGAACTGGAAATGCTGCCCCCGATCCGGCGCATTGTTGGCGAAACAACCCTCGACCTAACGAGTATGGAGCCGCTCGACACGGAGAGCGTGCTTGAGGTCGGGAACTATGTGGGCACGATGAACATCGTGCTCCCCGACAATGTTCCGGTGTACGTCAAATGCGACGTAGGCATCGGCACGACAGATTGCCCGAATCCGATTGAGCGGATCAACGAAGACGCCGAGGGCGAAGCACTCGTCATCGATGCCCGCCAGTTCATCGGCTCCGTCGTGGTGCGCGAGGAATAA
- a CDS encoding ATP-binding protein has product MSTSAPPVPYAAERQRPFPRLRRNRPLRVVAGVASGLAGHLGVDVLWVRIFFVVASFAGGFGPLVYVALWMTTPLEEKRDHEGVDKQNALNYALVAVGFFGALVALQVSSGAGGTIVFMLGVLIVGAVIALQAYDRATGSVANFAALGLGVVLVMGGVLAIAVRGESAGVGGVVISVLVTVFGVAVLVVPLIAKLASSLVQEREAKAVADQRAEIASRLHDSVLQTLALIQKQAHDPDEVARLARGQERELRAWLFDASEQTAKRTTATVFAALHKAAGEVEDLFGVVIQPVTVGDDVAFDAATEPVVLAAREAMVNAAKHAGVERIDVYAEHLAGELAVFVRDRGAGFSLGGVPADRHGVRDSIIGRMDRAGGRARITSAPGEGTEVELALALSA; this is encoded by the coding sequence ATGTCTACATCCGCTCCACCTGTGCCGTATGCCGCTGAGCGGCAGCGCCCGTTCCCCCGTCTGCGTCGCAATCGCCCGCTGCGCGTGGTCGCAGGTGTTGCGTCCGGTCTCGCGGGGCACCTCGGGGTGGACGTGCTGTGGGTGCGCATTTTCTTCGTGGTCGCGAGTTTTGCTGGTGGCTTTGGTCCGCTCGTGTACGTGGCGTTGTGGATGACGACGCCGCTGGAGGAAAAGCGGGATCACGAGGGCGTCGATAAGCAAAATGCCCTGAATTATGCGCTGGTGGCCGTGGGCTTTTTCGGGGCCCTGGTCGCGCTGCAGGTGTCGTCTGGGGCAGGCGGGACCATCGTGTTCATGCTCGGCGTGTTGATTGTCGGTGCGGTGATCGCGCTGCAGGCGTACGACCGGGCGACGGGTTCGGTGGCGAACTTCGCCGCGCTTGGACTCGGAGTGGTGCTGGTGATGGGCGGAGTGCTGGCGATCGCGGTCCGTGGGGAGTCCGCCGGAGTGGGCGGCGTGGTGATCTCCGTGCTGGTCACAGTTTTCGGGGTGGCGGTTCTGGTCGTGCCGCTGATTGCGAAGCTGGCCAGCTCGCTGGTGCAGGAGCGCGAGGCGAAGGCGGTGGCGGACCAGCGCGCGGAGATCGCGTCGCGGCTGCACGATTCGGTGTTGCAGACGCTCGCGCTGATTCAGAAGCAGGCGCACGATCCGGATGAGGTTGCCAGGCTCGCGCGCGGCCAGGAGCGAGAGCTCAGGGCATGGCTTTTCGACGCCTCCGAGCAAACCGCGAAACGCACCACCGCTACCGTCTTCGCCGCTCTGCACAAAGCCGCCGGAGAGGTCGAAGACCTGTTCGGTGTGGTGATTCAGCCGGTGACCGTGGGTGATGACGTGGCGTTCGACGCGGCAACCGAGCCGGTGGTGCTTGCGGCGCGCGAGGCGATGGTCAACGCGGCGAAGCATGCCGGGGTGGAGCGCATCGACGTCTACGCCGAGCATCTGGCGGGGGAACTCGCGGTGTTCGTGCGCGATCGCGGTGCGGGTTTTTCGCTGGGCGGCGTGCCGGCGGACCGCCACGGCGTGCGCGATTCCATCATCGGGCGGATGGACCGAGCCGGCGGCCGCGCGCGAATCACGTCTGCACCCGGCGAGGGCACGGAGGTGGAGCTCGCGCTAGCCTTGAGCGCATGA
- a CDS encoding response regulator transcription factor — MTRVFLVDDHSVFRAGVRAELSAAEGVEIVGEAGTVAEAAAGIVAADPDVVLLDVHMPDGGGLAVIRQAPGPQYLALSVSDAAEDVIALIRAGARGYVTKNINGAELAEAIGRVDGGDAYFSPRLAGFVLDAFASGGVVEDPEGEPVKVDDPVVDALTRRELEVLRLLARGYTYKEIGSQLFISVKTVETHASNILRKTQTSNRHQLTRWAADRDLD, encoded by the coding sequence ATGACTCGCGTGTTCCTCGTCGACGACCATTCCGTGTTCCGCGCCGGCGTGCGCGCGGAGCTGAGCGCCGCAGAGGGCGTCGAGATTGTCGGCGAGGCGGGCACGGTTGCTGAGGCGGCGGCGGGGATCGTGGCGGCGGACCCGGACGTGGTGCTGCTGGACGTGCACATGCCCGACGGCGGCGGGTTGGCGGTGATTCGCCAGGCGCCGGGGCCGCAGTATCTTGCGTTGAGCGTGTCGGATGCGGCGGAGGACGTTATCGCGCTGATCCGCGCCGGCGCGCGCGGGTACGTGACCAAGAACATCAATGGTGCCGAGCTCGCGGAGGCGATCGGGCGGGTTGATGGCGGTGACGCGTACTTTTCGCCGCGTCTGGCTGGCTTTGTGCTCGACGCGTTCGCGTCCGGTGGGGTGGTTGAGGACCCGGAGGGTGAGCCGGTGAAGGTGGACGATCCGGTCGTCGACGCGCTGACCCGCCGTGAGCTCGAGGTGTTGCGCCTGCTCGCCCGTGGTTACACCTACAAGGAGATCGGCTCACAGCTGTTCATTTCGGTGAAGACGGTGGAGACGCACGCGTCGAATATCTTGCGCAAGACGCAGACGTCGAATCGTCACCAGCTCACGCGCTGGGCCGCGGATCGCGATCTGGACTGA
- a CDS encoding Y-family DNA polymerase has translation MRVAAVWFPDWPVQAAKLELGDAVAAPIVIGSQHRVKVCSHAARQLGIRRGMKLRNAQAIAPELTVVDDNADRDGRMFASLATSFDDVAASVEVLRPGLVIVDLAAAARFHGSEDTALEMLVDASARRGIDAFAGAADEIATAALAARTSRVVAPGQSAAFLATHPLTALTAETALGADAETVNVLGQLGVATLGDIAAIPPSAMTTRFGAHGMHIHRIASAAPDRRVAPELPTADLAVAITPEDPIERVDAAAFAARALAASLHERLKATGRNCLRLKITAELDGGERVERVWRTREALTESGTADRVRWQLDGWLTSGGAGAITSLVLEPLELAEPVAVGELWSQGASTDGARRVIERVQSQLGIDAVVQPRLVGGRGVAERVRLVAFGEAPPSTASALTPARARASTASTASTASTRPHTRASASAPVKARPETKVQALAWPGAIPGPLPARLGGGIDHPASSITLIDASANPITVTAEALLSSDPYALAWGEKRYLVTGWAGPWPVDEGWWGSDTNLSKVARLQVVGCLGGEDGEPTAWLLVWTRRRWRVEAVY, from the coding sequence ATGCGCGTCGCAGCTGTGTGGTTTCCGGATTGGCCGGTGCAAGCAGCGAAGCTTGAGCTCGGCGACGCCGTCGCGGCCCCAATTGTCATCGGCAGCCAGCACCGCGTGAAAGTGTGTTCACACGCCGCCCGTCAGCTTGGCATCCGTCGCGGCATGAAACTCCGCAATGCGCAGGCGATCGCGCCCGAGCTGACCGTCGTCGACGACAACGCTGACCGCGATGGGCGGATGTTCGCCTCGCTTGCTACTAGCTTCGACGATGTCGCCGCCTCCGTCGAGGTCTTGCGCCCAGGCCTGGTCATTGTCGATCTCGCCGCCGCAGCAAGGTTCCACGGCAGTGAGGACACAGCGCTTGAAATGCTTGTCGACGCCTCCGCCAGACGCGGCATCGACGCCTTCGCCGGCGCAGCCGACGAGATCGCTACGGCTGCGCTCGCCGCGCGTACGTCCCGCGTCGTTGCTCCCGGCCAATCCGCGGCGTTCCTTGCCACGCACCCGCTGACCGCGTTGACTGCCGAGACCGCACTCGGTGCCGACGCGGAGACAGTGAACGTCCTCGGCCAACTCGGTGTCGCCACTCTCGGCGATATCGCCGCCATCCCGCCTTCGGCCATGACCACCCGTTTCGGCGCGCATGGCATGCATATCCACCGCATTGCCTCGGCCGCGCCTGATCGCCGCGTCGCACCGGAACTTCCCACCGCTGATCTCGCGGTGGCGATCACACCGGAGGACCCTATCGAGCGCGTTGACGCCGCTGCGTTTGCCGCCCGCGCGCTCGCCGCGAGCCTGCATGAGCGGTTGAAAGCCACCGGCCGCAACTGCCTGCGCCTGAAGATCACCGCCGAACTCGACGGCGGTGAGCGGGTTGAACGTGTCTGGCGCACCCGCGAGGCGCTGACTGAATCCGGCACGGCGGACCGTGTGCGGTGGCAGCTTGACGGCTGGCTCACCTCGGGCGGAGCAGGGGCGATCACCTCGCTGGTGCTTGAACCGCTCGAGCTCGCTGAACCTGTCGCTGTGGGGGAGCTGTGGTCGCAGGGCGCGTCCACCGACGGCGCGCGCCGCGTGATTGAGCGTGTGCAGTCCCAGCTCGGCATCGACGCTGTGGTGCAGCCCCGGCTCGTCGGCGGCCGCGGGGTCGCAGAACGCGTCCGGCTCGTCGCCTTCGGCGAAGCCCCGCCGTCAACCGCCAGTGCGCTCACACCCGCACGTGCCCGTGCATCAACTGCTTCAACTGCTTCAACTGCTTCAACGCGGCCACATACACGCGCGTCCGCGTCTGCACCCGTAAAAGCTCGGCCAGAAACCAAGGTACAAGCGCTTGCTTGGCCGGGCGCGATCCCGGGGCCGTTGCCCGCACGGCTCGGGGGTGGCATCGATCACCCAGCCTCGAGCATCACGCTTATCGACGCCTCCGCAAACCCCATCACCGTCACCGCCGAGGCCCTCCTGTCATCGGATCCGTACGCACTTGCTTGGGGCGAGAAGCGCTACCTCGTGACAGGGTGGGCTGGCCCATGGCCAGTAGACGAGGGGTGGTGGGGCTCAGACACCAACCTCAGCAAGGTCGCGCGATTGCAGGTGGTTGGCTGCCTCGGTGGCGAGGACGGAGAACCCACTGCGTGGTTGCTCGTGTGGACGCGACGGCGCTGGCGTGTCGAAGCAGTGTATTAG
- a CDS encoding AMIN-like domain-containing (lipo)protein — MSFFLTPLSGAARRAVAAGLLVSALAATACGGDASDGSGNGYGSAHKVGAQRNSSGVGDPQLAAITSSQTTVLQPLGTADSSPKTQRPSEPALLAVSSVRVGNHEGFDRVVIDLVGSGDPGWFVDYTLTPMHSTTGRALPLSGSAFLNINIDGTVYPGELGIDDEVTVEMAGPTSNVVDVVNGGTYEGRSQIVVGLRSEAPYSVEVLEDPKRMVIDIVQS; from the coding sequence GTGTCATTTTTTCTCACGCCGCTCTCAGGAGCGGCACGCCGTGCTGTAGCGGCGGGCCTCCTTGTCTCCGCGCTCGCCGCAACCGCGTGCGGCGGCGACGCGAGCGACGGTAGCGGCAATGGGTACGGCAGTGCGCACAAGGTGGGTGCGCAGCGAAATTCCTCCGGGGTGGGCGATCCACAACTCGCAGCAATCACGAGTTCGCAGACCACCGTGCTGCAGCCACTTGGCACTGCCGATTCTTCGCCGAAGACGCAGCGCCCCTCTGAGCCTGCGCTACTCGCGGTCTCAAGCGTGCGGGTGGGTAACCATGAAGGCTTCGACCGGGTGGTTATCGACCTTGTCGGCTCGGGTGATCCAGGGTGGTTCGTCGATTACACCCTGACACCGATGCATTCCACCACCGGTCGTGCTTTGCCGCTCAGTGGAAGCGCGTTTCTGAACATCAATATCGACGGAACGGTGTACCCGGGAGAGCTTGGCATTGACGACGAAGTCACCGTCGAGATGGCAGGACCAACCAGCAATGTCGTGGACGTGGTGAACGGGGGAACATATGAAGGACGCAGCCAAATTGTCGTGGGCTTGCGCTCCGAAGCCCCGTATTCGGTGGAGGTACTAGAGGATCCGAAGCGGATGGTCATCGACATCGTGCAGAGCTAG
- a CDS encoding sucrase ferredoxin produces the protein MTHLAQTLCSDVQTEPLPGTAKTGSRYVLFEWPGAWSKDILDGGTFSPELSARLNERMSLFDATLLLIRHPTREGREIDTHHCYLVFADEGIIEVKHIDGPEALLDLDLSGPGRNDASVRTKPMLLVCTHAKRDRCCAVKGRPLVRELAQRYPAHVGNDVVWETSHIKGHRFAATTLLMPWAFSYGRMNVDAANALIDSAMDGRYFVPGNRGRGTLSAPAQAAEIAVAKQLVTDGVEVRIDQLRVLNAEESETAARVQVEDLNAGTVYQVQLKQRAIEGVVSSCGDAPKTGAAWYVEAITPTDQ, from the coding sequence ATGACTCACCTTGCTCAAACTCTCTGCTCGGACGTGCAAACTGAACCGCTGCCCGGAACCGCGAAAACTGGGTCGCGCTACGTGCTCTTCGAGTGGCCCGGAGCGTGGAGCAAGGACATTCTCGACGGTGGGACGTTCAGCCCCGAGCTTTCCGCGCGGCTCAACGAACGCATGTCGCTTTTCGACGCCACTTTGCTGCTGATCCGCCACCCGACGCGGGAAGGCCGAGAGATTGACACCCATCATTGCTATCTCGTCTTCGCGGACGAGGGCATCATCGAAGTCAAGCACATCGACGGGCCTGAGGCGCTGCTGGATTTGGATCTTTCGGGGCCGGGGCGAAACGACGCGTCGGTACGTACTAAGCCCATGCTGTTGGTGTGCACCCACGCGAAGCGCGACCGTTGCTGCGCGGTGAAAGGCCGACCGTTGGTGCGCGAGCTCGCGCAGCGCTACCCGGCCCACGTGGGAAACGACGTGGTGTGGGAAACCTCGCACATCAAGGGACACCGGTTCGCGGCGACGACGCTGCTGATGCCGTGGGCGTTTAGCTACGGGCGGATGAACGTTGATGCGGCGAACGCGCTAATCGATAGCGCGATGGACGGGCGGTACTTCGTGCCCGGCAATCGCGGGCGCGGCACGCTGTCCGCGCCGGCGCAGGCAGCAGAGATCGCAGTTGCGAAGCAGCTTGTGACCGATGGAGTCGAGGTGCGCATTGACCAGTTGCGGGTGCTAAACGCGGAGGAGTCAGAGACTGCTGCGCGCGTTCAAGTGGAAGACCTCAATGCCGGCACTGTGTACCAAGTGCAGCTGAAGCAGCGCGCGATCGAGGGAGTTGTCTCGTCCTGTGGTGACGCGCCGAAGACGGGCGCCGCCTGGTATGTCGAAGCGATCACGCCAACCGATCAGTAG